The Candidatus Cloacimonadota bacterium DNA window ATGCTGCGTCTTTTCATGATCACGGTAAGTGTATCTTCCAAAGTATTACTCCTTTTTTACCTCGCGGTTTGGCTCGCCAGCGGCCAAGTGAACATGCAGCTGCAGGATCGATTGGGATTCGCCGTCATTAATGATCAGGCGGAACCGACTTTTTTCCTATCCTTCAGCCCGAAGTGTTTGCTGGGATAAGCGCATAAATTCGCTGTAAAACATCGGGGAATCCACGGGAAAGGATAATCCATCATTGTCCGATTTTCGGGCACGAGGAGGGTGTGCATAGGTAGTCGGGTTTTGCGCGCCTGACCGCCATCCAGTGTTCCATCCCTCCAAGCCTTCCGCCGGGCATCAGGGTGAGGGTGTGTGTATAACCCCATCCAATCCTTTTCATGAAAATGCAGCTATAAGCAAGTTCTCGCATCATCTCACTCATCGCCCTCCAGTTCCATTGGGACCAGCTCAGAGCCAATCTTATTATAAGAGTTTTTTGTTGGCAGCCGGGAGATCATTTTGCCCCCCCCTTTCTTTTACGGGTAGCCAATCATTAGCGGTTTTTTTAGCGCGCTGGATTTTGCGCAAGGGCAGTCAGTTAGGAATTGCGCAATATCAGGATACTCTTAAAATAATCTGCAGATGCTAGAGCATAAGCTATCACAGACCTTTTCTTCTTTGCAGCACCCCAACTTCCGTTTATGGTTCGGTGGTCAGATCGTTTCGCTCATCGGTACATGGATGCAAGCCACCGCCCAGGGATACCTGGTATACGAACTGACCGCGTCTCCCATGATGTTGGGTATTGTCGGCTTCGCCAACGGCATACCGGTGTGGTTGTTCTCGCTTTTCGCCGGCACCGTCGCTGACCATATTTCACGGCGAAAAATGCTGCTCATCACCCAGGGTTCAATGATGGTTCTGGCTTTCATCCTGGCGGTGCTCACCTTCAGCGGCACCGTGCGCGCCTGGCACATCATCCTCCTCGCGCTCCTGTTGGGGACGGCCAATGCCTTCGACGCTCCCGGTCGCCAATCATTTGTGGTGGACCTGGTGCCCAAACAGGAACTCACCAACGCCATCGCTCTCAATAGCTCGGTGTTTAATCTGGGCACCATCATCGGTCCGGCGGCTGCCGGTTTGGTTTACGCCTGGCTGGGTCCTGGATGGTGCTTCACCATCAATGGGCTTTCATTTATCGCGGTGCTGTTGGCGTTGGCGTTGATGAAAATCGCTGCCAAACCCCCTTTACGCCCTGCGCAGGGATCACTGGCTCATACACTCACCGAAGGAGTGCGCTACTCGTTTAAAGACGCGAACATCCGCGTTCTGCTGGTTATGCTCACCGCTAGCGCGGTCTTTGGCTTTGGATTGCTGGCACTCATGCCCGCCTGGGCGACAGGGGTGCTGGGCGGAGATGTGCGCACCAATGGTCTGCTGCTTTCAGCGCGCGGTTTGGGTTCGCTGAGCGCAGCG harbors:
- a CDS encoding MFS transporter; the protein is MLEHKLSQTFSSLQHPNFRLWFGGQIVSLIGTWMQATAQGYLVYELTASPMMLGIVGFANGIPVWLFSLFAGTVADHISRRKMLLITQGSMMVLAFILAVLTFSGTVRAWHIILLALLLGTANAFDAPGRQSFVVDLVPKQELTNAIALNSSVFNLGTIIGPAAAGLVYAWLGPGWCFTINGLSFIAVLLALALMKIAAKPPLRPAQGSLAHTLTEGVRYSFKDANIRVLLVMLTASAVFGFGLLALMPAWATGVLGGDVRTNGLLLSARGLGSLSAALMIAYLGARIIRGRLWSIGSLVMPVSLLLFALFRLLPVSLLMLVLMGWSLMTVVNLTNALIQTHVPDELRGRVMSVYILLFQGGFPIGSLVAGWLAGLTSEALAVFVFASVLLAVSIAIQLRQPSIRQYN